The proteins below are encoded in one region of Helianthus annuus cultivar XRQ/B chromosome 2, HanXRQr2.0-SUNRISE, whole genome shotgun sequence:
- the LOC110894501 gene encoding fatty acyl-CoA reductase 3: MELGNIVDFLENKVMLITGATGFLAKIFVEKILRVQPNVKKLYLLIRAPDGKSALQRFNTEAVAKDLFKLLKEKHGTNLHNFLSQKVTIVGGDITCDDLGVHDSSLKAEMWRDVDVVVNAAATTNFDESYDVALNLNTFGAKNVLNFAQKCVNIKLLLHISTAYVSGEKPGLMLETPYYLGESLNGTRGLDIDEERKIVEDKLKELKSDHNASHKSIKIAMKDLGMQRAHHYGWPNTYVFTKALGEMIIGHLKGDMPVVILRPTIVTSTFKEPFPGWVEGIRTIDSLALGYGKGRLTCFLGNPEGIYDVVPADMVVNAMIVAIAAHANQTCSETIYHVGSSVSNPLKFSTIQRCGYRYFTNYPCIGKNGKPVIVGEVRVLNSMSSFRRYIALRYLLPMQVLRFMNFILCRAFEDRYKNLKHKINFVLRLVDLYKPYLFTKSFYDDMNTEKLRRVIRESGDEENLFYFDPRIIDWDNYFEHIHLPGVRQREFK, from the exons ATGGAGTTGGGTAACATCGTTGACTTTCTTGAGAACAAAGTCATGTTAATCACAGGTGCCACTGGTTTTCTTGCCAAAA tTTTTGTTGAGAAGATATTAAGAGTGCAACCAAATGTGAAGAAGCTCTATCTTCTCATTAGAGCCCCTGATGGCAAATCGGCCTTGCAACGATTTAACACCGAG GCAGTGGCAAAGGACTTGTTTAAGCTCCTGAAAGAGAAACATGGTACAAACCTGCATAACTTTTTGTCCCAAAAGGTTACTATTGTTGGTGGAGACATCACTTGTGATGATTTAGGAGTACATGATTCAAGTTTGAAAGCAGAAATGTGGAgagatgttgatgttgttgtcaATGCAGCTGCCACCACCAACTTTGATGAAAG CTATGATGTGGCCTTAAACCTAAATACTTTTGGCGCTAAGAACGTTCTGAACTTTGCTCAGAaatgtgtcaacataaagttgctTCTCCATATATCCACTG CCTATGTATCCGGTGAGAAGCCTGGATTAATGCTTGAGACTCCATACTATTTGGGAGAGTCACTCAATGGAACGCGCGGTCTCGACATAGATGAAGAGAGGAAGATCGTTGAAGATAAATTGAAAGAGTTAAAATCTGATCATAATGCTAGCCACAAGTCGATTAAGATAGCTATGAAAGATTTGGGGATGCAAAG GGCACATCACTATGGTTGGCCAAATACATATGTGTTCACCAAGGCACTAGGGGAGATGATTATAGGGCACTTAAAAGGAGATATGCCGGTGGTTATTCTTCGTCCAACCATTGTCACTAGTACTTTCAAAGAACCCTTTCCCGGATGGGTTGAAGGAATTAG GACCATTGATAGCTTGGCTCTTGGTTATGGCAAAGGTCGTTTAACATGTTTCCTTGGTAATCCTGAGGGTATATATGATGTG GTACCGGCTGACATGGTGGTGAATGCTATGATTGTGGCAATAGCCGCTCATGCAAATCAAACTTGTTCCGAAACAATTTACCATGTCGGATCTTCGGTATCAAATCCTTTGAAGTTCAGCACGATTCAAAGATGTGGTTACCGGTATTTTACCAATTATCCATGCATTGGAAAGAATGGCAAGCCTGTCATAGTTGGTGAAGTTAGAGTGTTGAATTCAATGTCTAGCTTCCGTAGATATATTGCTCTTCGATACCTACTTCCAATGCAG GTACTTCGATTTATGAATTTCATACTTTGCCGAGCTTTTGAAGACAGATACAAAAATCTTAAACATAAGATCAACTTTGTGTTACGCCTAGTCGACCTTTACAAACCCTACTTGTTCACAAAAAGCTT CTATGATGATATGAATACTGAAAAGCTACGTAGGGTTATCAGAGAGAGCGGAGATGAAGAGAATCTCTTCTACTTTGATCCAAGGATAATCGATTGGGACAACTACTTCGAGCATATACACCTTCCCGGTGTAAGACAACGCGAATTTAAATGA